A genome region from Candidatus Poribacteria bacterium includes the following:
- a CDS encoding metal ABC transporter ATP-binding protein, whose translation MQASEPKAIEVTDLTVAYQDKPVLWDIDLDVPPGVLLSIVGPNGAGKTTLIKAILGLVRPAAGNVLIYDKPYEAQRRIVGYVPQRGSVDWDFPTNVLDVVMMGRYGALGWVRRPGKNERELAMQALEKVGMEAYTTRQISQLSGGQQQRVFLARALVQDATVYLMDEPFQGVDATTERAIVTLLQELRANGKTVVVVHHDLQTVTDYFDWVMLLNIRRIASGPVEETFTSDNLRETYGGRIAFMK comes from the coding sequence ATGCAAGCGTCCGAACCGAAAGCCATTGAGGTAACCGATCTGACGGTCGCCTATCAGGATAAACCTGTCTTGTGGGATATCGACCTTGATGTGCCCCCTGGGGTGCTTTTGTCAATCGTCGGTCCGAACGGTGCCGGTAAAACGACGTTGATTAAGGCAATTTTAGGGTTGGTACGTCCTGCGGCAGGCAATGTCTTGATTTACGACAAACCTTATGAGGCACAACGGCGGATCGTCGGTTATGTCCCGCAACGGGGCAGCGTGGATTGGGATTTTCCGACAAACGTTTTGGATGTTGTTATGATGGGACGTTACGGTGCACTCGGATGGGTCCGGCGACCGGGAAAGAACGAACGCGAACTGGCGATGCAAGCACTTGAGAAGGTCGGTATGGAGGCATATACCACCCGCCAAATCAGCCAACTCTCCGGTGGACAACAGCAACGCGTTTTTCTTGCACGCGCACTCGTTCAAGATGCTACCGTCTATTTGATGGATGAACCCTTCCAAGGTGTAGATGCCACCACGGAGCGGGCAATTGTGACACTCCTGCAGGAACTCCGAGCGAATGGTAAAACAGTCGTTGTAGTCCATCACGACCTGCAGACAGTAACCGATTATTTCGACTGGGTGATGCTATTGAATATTCGCCGTATTGCCAGTGGGCCCGTTGAGGAAACGTTCACATCAGACAATTTACGCGAGACTTACGGTG